One Eriocheir sinensis breed Jianghai 21 chromosome 32, ASM2467909v1, whole genome shotgun sequence genomic region harbors:
- the LOC127006236 gene encoding GATA zinc finger domain-containing protein 10-like produces MDIPLDLKLFMNNATQKVYKCDQCNASYSDKSYFDLHKQTHQKTGGNSGGAGGDGGGGGSTDEGGSNGEGGGGAEELPTTVQIVMPAPAHQQDQVLQQDQQQQLTAYKRAYGGELHQIYEIAPSTRYQVVTSGTPHVLTAVTLASLPSQVTTLPNYTSTPTYVLAEQALPQGITAVTAAAPGQRTATLTSLHQDHHHHHQDHQQQQVTVQQQQQQQATIQQVTVQQQQQQQTTVQHHTQQQQQQPQQQQQQQRLVIALEPKERPYKCDQCTASFIDPGELAEHKKKHSGDGPFTCEDCHFTFMYKSHFRSHKTRCLKKRALMPHAPKPILNPGPIKRQFPTHHNKTHNQHHHNQHQQQQQQQQQQQQQQQQQQQQQQQQAITTPTTQHHHHTSNNTRSSSRVGSHHNTRQSGGSGGGSSGGNAATATSFNPNNPSFKRQRKEQRQDRPFECSDCDASFQTAQDLQTHKAKHTGEGPFKCEECRFVFLYRKLYEAHRRRCEKKRKDPQQVQQQQPQQQQSQQQPQLVQIQSQALQQQQQVSVSAGGAGQAQVVQTASGQQVQIHGGRATLSGTPTTVQLSGPIQIQTMAGHPQHAAVIDMRSLQQQSGQGGQGGQTVQHLQHPTLIEQVIHVTQVPSGSLGGGRQEIKYDLVPATVDVADVNQIMNLIKVKGHPQ; encoded by the coding sequence ATGGACATTCCTCTTGACCTGAAGCTGTTCATGAACAATGCCACACAGAAGGTGTACAAGTGTGACCAGTGCAATGCCTCCTACAGTGACAAGTCCTACTTCGACCTACACAAGCAGACCCACCAGAAGACAGGAGGGAACAGTGGTGGAGCGGGTGGCGACGGCGGGGGTGGAGGGAGCACGGATGAGGGCGGCAGCAATGGCGAGGGTGGCGGCGGGGCGGAGGAGCTGCCCACCACGGTGCAGATAGTGATGCCCGCACCGGCACACCAGCAGGACCAGGTGTTGCAGcaggaccagcagcagcagctcaCGGCCTACAAGCGTGCCTATGGGGGAGAGCTGCACCAGATATACGAGATCGCCCCGTCAACGCGGTACCAAGTGGTGACCTCCGGCACCCCCCACGTGCTGACGGCTGTGACCTTGGCCTCCCTGCCCAGCCAGGTCACCACGCTGCCGAACTACACCAGCACGCCCACCTATGTGCTGGCCGAACAGGCGCTGCCGCAGGGAATCAccgccgtcaccgccgccgccccggGCCAGCGAACCGCCACCTTGACCTCCTTGcaccaggaccaccaccaccaccaccaggaccaccagcagcagcaagtTACTgtacagcaacaacagcaacagcaggccACCATACAGCAGGTCActgtacaacaacaacagcagcagcagaccaCAGTCCAGCACCAcacccagcagcagcaacaacagcctcagcagcagcagcagcagcagcggctgGTGATCGCGCTGGAGCCCAAGGAGCGGCCGTACAAGTGTGACCAGTGCACGGCCTCGTTCATCGACCCCGGGGAGCTGGCGGAGCACAAGAAGAAGCACAGCGGGGACGGACCCTTCACCTGCGAGGACTGCCACTTCACCTTCATGTACAAGAGTCACTTCCGCAGCCACAAGACTCGCTGCCTCAAGAAGCGCGCCCTCATGCCCCACGCCCCCAAGCCCATCCTCAACCCCGGCCCCATCAAGCGGCAGTTCCCCACACACCACAACAAGacacacaaccaacaccaccacaaccagcaccaacagcagcaacaacaacagcaacagcagcagcaacagcagcagcagcagcagcaacagcagcaacagcaggccatcaccacccccaccacccagcaccaccaccacacctccaaCAACACTCGCAGCAGCAGCCGGGTGGGCAGCCACCACAACACCAGGCAGTCTGGGGGCTCTGGGGGCGGCAGCAGTGGTGGCAACGCAGCCACTGCCACCTCCTTCAACCCCAACAACCCGTCGTTCAAGCGTCAGCGCAAGGAGCAGCGTCAGGACCGGCCATTCGAGTGCAGCGACTGTGACGCATCCTTCCAGACGGCTCAGGACCTGCAGACCCACAAGGCCAAGCACACCGGCGAGGGGCCCTTCAAGTGTGAGGAGTGTCGCTTTGTCTTCCTCTACCGCAAGCTGTACGAGGCTCACCGCCGCCGCTGTGAGAAGAAACGCAAGGACCCCCAGCAGGTGCAACAACAACAGCCGCAGCAACAACAATCTCAGCAGCAGCCACAGCTGGTGCAGATACAAAGCCAGGccttgcagcagcagcagcaagtgtCAGTATCAGCAGGAGGTGCTGGCCAAGCCCAGGTGGTGCAGACTGCTTCAGGCCAGCAGGTACAGATCCATGGTGGGCGAGCCACCTTGTCTGGCACACCAACCACTGTGCAGCTGTCCGGCCCCATACAGATCCAGACCATGGCGGGCCACCCCCAGCATGCTGCCGTGATAGACATGCGCTCCCTCCAGCAGCAGAGTGGCCAGGGGGGCCAGGGGGGGCAGACGGTGCAACACCTGCAGCACCCAACACTCATAGAGCAGGTGATCCACGTGACGCAGGTGCCCAGCGGCTCCCTGGGCGGCGGGCGGCAGGAGATCAAGTACGACCTTGTGCCTGCCACAGTGGACGTGGCCGACGTCAACCAGATAATGAACCTCATCAAGGTGAAGGGACACCCACAGTAG